The Apium graveolens cultivar Ventura chromosome 6, ASM990537v1, whole genome shotgun sequence genome contains a region encoding:
- the LOC141664260 gene encoding cullin-4 produces the protein MSNPHSSSSSSTNNSSNKRSSSSSSNAAAPFFSPMKKAKSQAVAYSLDSNKNGLSQHARFDDNDAMIDDPNPNDAVDPSPSSTNLARKKATPPQPAKKFVIKLNKAKPTIPTNFEETTWETLKSAITAIFLKRPDPCDLEKLYQAVNNLCLHKMGGSVYQRIEKECETHISAALQSLVRQSEDLVVFLSLVEKCWQDFCDQMLMIRGIALYLDRTYVKQTPNVRSLWDMGLQLFRKHLALASEVEHKTVFGLLKMIESERRGEAVDRTLLNHLLKMFTALGIYSESFEKPFLEGTSDFYAAEGVKYMQQADVPDYLKHVEVRLHEEHDRCVLYLDICTRKPLVATAERQLLERHISAILDKGFTMLMDGSRIEDLQRMYMLFCRVDALESLRHALNSYIRKTGQGIVMDEEKDKDMVSCLLEFKASLDRILEDSFSKNEAFCNTVKDAFEHLINLRQNRPAELIAKFLDEKLRAGNKGTSEEELEGMLDKVLVLFRFIQGKDVFEAFYKKDLAKRLLLGKSASIDAEKSMISKLKTECGSQFTNKLEGMFKDIELSKEINESFKQSSQARTKLPSGIEMSVHVLTTGYWPTYPPMDVRLPHELNVYQDIFKEFYLSKYSGRRLMWQNSLGHCVLKAEFPKGRKELAVSLFQTVVLMLFNDAEKLSFQDIKDATSIEDKELRRTLQSLACGKVRVLQKLPKGREVDDNDSFSFHDQFAAPLYRIKVNAIQMKETVEENTSTTERVFQDRQYQVDAAIVRIMKTRKVLSHTLLITELFQQLKFPIKPSDLKKRIESLIDREYLERDKSNPQIYNYLA, from the exons ATGTCTAACCCACACAGCAGCAGCAGCTCCTCCACCAACAACTCCTCGAACAAGCgctcttcatcttcttcatctaaCGCCGCCGCGCCGTTTTTTTCTCCGATGAAAAAAGCGAAGTCTCAGGCGGTGGCTTATTCTCTCGATTCCAACAAGAACGGTCTCTCACAACACGCTCGATTTGACGATAACGACGCTATGATTGACGATCCTAACCCTAACGACGCCGTTGATCCTTCTCCGTCGAGTACTAATTTGGCCCGGAAGAAGGCTACTCCGCCTCAGCCGGCGAAGAAGTTTGTTATTAAGCTTAATAAAG CTAAACCGACGATACCTACAAACTTCGAGGAGACTACATGGGAAACATTGAAGTCAGCAATTACTGCAATATTCTTAAAGCGACCAGATCCTTGCGATTTGGAGAAGCTCTATCAG GCTGTCAATAACCTTTGCCTGCACAAAATGGGGGGAAGTGTTTATCAGCGAATCGAAAAAGAATGCGAGACGCACATCTCCGCTGCATTACAATCATTAGTAAGACAGAGTGAAGATCTTGTGGTTTTCTTGTCACTTGTTGAGAAGTGCTGGCAAGATTTCTGTGATCAGATGTTGATGATCCGTGGCATAGCATTGTATCTTGATCGCACTTATGTGAAACAGACTCCAAATGTGCGTTCATTGTGGGACATGGGTTTGCAGCTGTTTCGCAAACATCTTGCACTAGCTTCAGAAGTTGAACACAAAACTGTATTTGGTCTCCTTAAAATGATTGAGAGTGAAAG ACGAGGCGAAGCAGTGGATAGGACTCTCCTTAATCATCTTCTAAAGATGTTCACAGCATTAGGAATTTATTCGGAAAGCTTTGAGAAACCATTTCTTGAAGGCACTTCTGATTTTTATGCTGCTGAAGGAGTGAAATACATGCAACAGGCAGATGTTCCCGACTACCTAAAACATGTGGAG GTAAGGTTGCATGAGGAACATGACAGGTGTGTACTTTACTTGGATATTTGTACAAGAAAGCCCCTTGTAGCAACTGCAGAACGACAACTTCTTGAGCGTCATATTTCAGCAATTCTTGATAAG GGGTTTACTATGCTGATGGATGGGAGTCGCATTGAGGACCTGCAAAGAATGTACATGCTTTTCTGCAGAGTTGATGCCCTTGAATCACTAAGGCATGCACTTAACTCGTATATCAGAAAGACTGGACAAGGAATTGTCATGGATGAAGAGAAGGACAAAGATATGGTGTCTTGCCTCTTAGAATTCAAGGCATCCCTTGATAGAATATTGGAAGATAGCTTTTCTAAgaatgaagcattttgcaacaCAGTCAAGGATGCATTTGAGCATCTCATTAATCTTCGCCAG AACCGTCCTGCTGAATTAATTGCTAAGTTTTTGGATGAGAAACTCCGTGCCGGAAATAAAGGTACATCAGAGGAGGAGCTGGAAGGAATGCTTGATAAAGTATTGGTGTTGTTCAGATTTATACAG GGTAAAGATGTATTTGAAGCTTTTTATAAGAAGGACCTAGCGAAAAGGCTTCTGTTAGGAAAGAGTGCTTCAATTGACGCAGAAAAATCAATGATTTCAAAG TTGAAGACAGAGTGTGGCAGTCAGTTTACGAACAAACTTGAAGGGATGTTTAAG GACATTGAATTGTCAAAGGAGATAAATGAATCTTTCAAGCAGTCATCTCAAGCTAGGACAAAACTCCCATCAGGAATCGAGATGAGTGTTCATGTTCTAACAACAGG GTACTGGCCAACATACCCTCCCATGGATGTTCGGCTTCCTCATGAACTCAATGTCTACCAG GACATTTTTAAGGAATTCTATTTAAGCAAGTATAGTGGAAGGCGATTAATGTGGCAAAATTCACTAGGTCACTGTGTCTTAAAAGCAGAGTTCCCCAAAGGTAGAAAGGAACTGGCAGTTTCTCTATTTCAG ACTGTTGTATTGATGCTGTTTAACGATGCCGAAAAGCTTAGCTTTCAAGATATCAAGGATGCAACTAGCATCGAGGATAAGGAACTTAGGAGGACTCTACAATCTCTTGCCTGTGGTAAAGTGAGAGTCCTCCAAAAG CTTCCAAAAGGGAGAGAAGTGGATGATAATGATTCATTTTCATTTCATGATCAATTTGCTGCTCCTCTCTATAGGATAAAG GTAAATGCAATCCAGATGAAGGAAACAGTGGAAGAGAACACAAGCACCACTGAAAGAGTGTTTCAGGACCGCCAATATCAG GTTGATGCTGCTATTGTTCGGATAATGAAGACAAGAAAAGTGCTGAGTCATACTTTGCTTATAACTGAACTTTTTCAGCAG CTTAAATTTCCAATAAAACCATCCGATCTGAAGAAAAGGATTGAGAGCCTCATTGACAGAGAGTACCTGGAGCGGGACAAAAGCAATCCTCAAATATACAATTACCTGGCGTGA
- the LOC141667068 gene encoding F-box/kelch-repeat protein At1g30090-like — protein MERVQILSPEVAVQKQLGDSRMTLSSEFKLDGNESSIKNPLLKLEWCFTGEPLVPGLPDDVALNCLLRLPVERHTTCRAVCRQWYQLFGSKERFFTCRKELGFHDPWLFVLAYHKFTKKIEWQVFDLKDFTWHSISAMPCKENIYHHGFRCVSIPEENTLFVCGAVIADANSPLHVVMKYEVQKNRWTVMKKMITARSFFGCGVIDGMIYVAGGNSSDLYELNSAEVMDPHKETWRFIANMKTNMASYDTAVLNGKLLVTEGWFWPFYEVPKGQIYDPRTNNWESMPAGMREGWTGSSVVVYGHLFVIPEHERIKLKVYEEDTDCWKAVEGPPLPDQICKPFSVNCFDCRIYVVGRDFHIAVGHILGLNPGINSATSCRFSVQWQVVNAPKAFSNLIPSNAQVLFA, from the coding sequence ATGGAAAGGGTACAAATTTTATCTCCCGAAGTAGCGGTGCAGAAGCAGCTAGGTGATTCAAGGATGACATTGTCCTCCGAATTCAAATTGGATGGAAATGAGTCATCTATAAAAAATCCCTTACTAAAATTAGAATGGTGTTTTACGGGGGAACCTCTCGTTCCAGGTCTTCCAGATGATGTTGCTCTCAATTGTCTCTTACGCCTACCAGTAGAGCGCCATACAACATGCAGGGCTGTTTGTAGGCAGTGGTATCAGTTATTTGGTAGTAAGGAAAGATTCTTCACATGTCGAAAGGAGCTTGGATTTCACGATCCTTGGTTATTTGTCTTGGCCTATCACAAATTTACCAAAAAAATTGAGTGGCAGGTTTTTGACCTTAAAGATTTCACTTGGCATTCTATTTCTGCAATGCCTTGCAAGGAAAATATATACCACCATGGCTTTAGATGTGTTTCTATTCCTGAGGAAAACACTCTCTTTGTTTGTGGTGCTGTGATTGCTGATGCCAATAGCCCTCTCCATGTGGTAATGAAGTATGAAGTTCAAAAGAATCGTTGGACCGTAATGAAGAAGATGATTACTGCACGCTCATTTTTTGGTTGTGGGGTGATTGACGGAATGATTTATGTGGCTGGAGGAAATAGCAGTGATCTTTATGAACTTAATTCTGCTGAAGTAATGGACCCTCACAAGGAGACTTGGCGCTTTATTGCAAATATGAAGACGAATATGGCATCTTACGATACAGCAGTCCTCAACGGGAAGCTTCTTGTAACTGAAGGATGGTTCTGGCCCTTTTATGAAGTACCGAAAGGTCAAATCTATGACCCAAGAACTAATAACTGGGAGAGTATGCCTGCTGGTATGAGGGAAGGCTGGACTGGTTCAAGCGTAGTTGTTTACGGGCACTTATTTGTTATTCCGGAACATGAAAGGATAAAACTTAAGGTGTATGAGGAGGATACTGACTGTTGGAAAGCTGTTGAAGGCCCTCCATTACCTGATCAAATATGCAAGCCTTTCTCTGTTAATTGCTTTGATTGTAGGATTTATGTTGTTGGTCGAGACTTTCACATTGCAGTTGGCCATATCTTGGGACTGAACCCCGGGATCAACTCCGCCACGAGCTGTAGATTTTCTGTACAATGGCAAGTAGTGAATGCACCTAAAGCCTTTTCTAATTTGATTCCATCTAATGCACAAGTCCTCTTTGCTTAG